The Humulus lupulus chromosome 7, drHumLupu1.1, whole genome shotgun sequence region ggttcaacataagcactaatccctttctcttcttttcttaatttcctgttagcgaagaaccgcgtcaacaactctcaattatataagttccaaatttatatttaattacttaattacatatcaCTGATGATAGCttggtcatattgacaaaattttatctatcaaatccaagtctaggtaccaaatatgtatgattttaaaatatagggtaccatacgagcattattgaaaacagagggtaccaaaatgatactttgtaaaattatagggtaccaaataagtaaatttCCTATTATAAATATACCATGGATCCTTAGAAActatattttttatacttttttttatcaTATATTTAGTCTCATTATCTGTTTATACTTTATATattgataaattatattttttgacaTTGTAttttgtagaatgattcaaataaacttctaaactcaattttgattaattttttttaacaaaattacaaataattcaccaaattaaACTACTCAAAACAAAGAAACAATCATTTTATCtaacaactgtgttgttatatttataaaaaaatcatcaaaatttaatttatggatctatttgaactattttacaaaacatgcatatcaaaaaatatataaactatttttttaagggAACTAAAGAGTTGGAATTACAAGGTTTTACTCTAGTGAGAAGAAGctaaaagtttaataatatttacactcacatataatttttcattaattttatttatttatattagatGACATTCAGTTAGCGGGAATGAAAATAGAGAAATAGAAATAAGAATGAGAAAATAAATAGGAATgaagtaaaataaaaattaatataaataaaaaaaattgataaaaaataattaaaatttttacaTTCTTATATCAGAATTAGGAGTGAACATTTAATTCACAAAACCCGAAAACCCGAGAAACCCGACTGATCCGAGCCCGAGAAATCCGATTTTGCTAAAAATTCAAAAATCTCGGGTGAACCCAATCGAGTTTGGGTTCAGGTTTAGTATTTTAATGGTGTGTGGGTTTGGGCTAAACCCGAAAGGGAAtctaaaattatgtttttataagtttttgttttataatttttgtgtAAAATAAATCACCTGTTTAACAAAAAACAATTCAACAATTATGTTTTTGAATGTTCGCATGTTgttgtaaattattttattttgataaaaaaaaaactcacaaaAATGTTGTCAAAGTCCATTCAAGGCTCAAACCTGAAATCCATGTTATTTTCCACCCAAATCCGACCCGACCCCACTCGAACCTAAAATTCAAAAATACCCCAAATCCAAAAATATACCGAACAGATTCGGTACCATTTTCGTGCACCCGAACCCGACAACCTGAAAACCCGCTCGATGTGCAGCCCTAATTATAATGGTATTTTTTTCTACTTTCAAATGgaataattatttcattaaaattatagaaaaaatattttattggaATGACATTCTAATACTTTAAATtgcaaccaaataaaaaaatgaaaaaaaatgattCATTTCCATTTCATTATATTAACCCAAGAAGTTCACCTAAGAAGAATTTAAGAATTATAGGTTTTGGAAAGATTAGGGACTCTTAATGATAATAAAAGTCGTTTAATTTTGGGGTCATATAGTAAATATATAAAAGTTCAAGGGCGTTTCGAAACAACCATATAGATCAGAAAGAGAAGAAACCAATCGTGTGATTAGTGCATTTTATCGATTCGAAGCTTtcattttttattgattaattcTCCAAAAATCTTCGAGCCAAGCCAAGCCCTAATCGTGGggaactcttcttcttcttcgctcCAACTCAGcgagagagtgagagaaagaaGCCATGGACGCCCTGAGGAAGCAGCTCGACCAGTTGATGGGGGCAAATCGAAACGGCGACGTTCGAGAGGTCAGCCGCAAGTATTACGATCGCGATGTCTGCCGTCTCTACTTGGTCGGGCTTTGTCCTCACGAGCTTTTCCAATTAACGGTGAGTTTAAACATTAATTATTCATTTGTGAATGGTAGCTCTGGTGATTTTCAATGCTCAGATTAGGGCGAAGCTTGACTGGATTCTCAGAaatatttgtttttctttcttgtttGTGCACTAAAAATCGTGTTTCTGGTCACTGTTGTTTCAGAAAATGGatatggggccatgccctaaggTGCACTCTTTGCAGCTAAGGAAAGAGTATCCTTCTCtgaatttttcttcttttcatcAGTATTTTCAAGGGCCTACTTTTTATTTGTCTTACTATTATGGGTTCAACCTTAAGTCAAGAGAATCTTTAAACCttagtattgttttttttttgcttaGGTAATCCTTAGTATTGTTGATAAgggaaataagattttttttttgagtAATTTTATATAAATTGGACCTAACTCTTCCAAGATATGAAGAAGCCAAAGCAAAGGGGACTGATAACTATGACAGAGATCTCGAGGATGTTATTGACAGGCTCATTGTCGAGTGTGATAGAAAAATTGCTAGAGCTCTTAAGCGTCTTGAGGATGATGATGCAAAGGCTGCTATTGCAATTTCTGTTTCTGAGGTTACTCAGGTAATAGTTGTTTTACTCTATTCATATAATAGAAATAGTCAAGGGTTTGATAAATCCTAATCTTATTTGTTGGGTTCAATAGCAGACACCAGAGATAATTGAGTTGTCAAAGCAGATCAAGGAGAAATTGAAAGAGGCTGATCAATATGGTAACTGCAATTTCGAATAATAATTGTATTCTGTTGTCGTTCCTGCATTTATGTGCTGATTTTATTCTCGCTAAATAAAGATGATAGAGTGGAAAGGCTAGAAGGATAATATAGGAGCACATAATTGTCAACAACTAGATAGCACTGACAGTTTTCTTATGAACAAAATTATGTATGTATACCACAATATATCCACACATATATATTTCTTTTCCCCATATTCTAGGGTGTTGAATTGCCAATTGTCATTTGTTATTATGCCATGTACTATAGCTGCATCCATAAATTTGATTGTGCTTTGCAGATCTTGAAGGCAAGACAGATCTTAAGATTCGAGCACTAGAGGTGATAGAAGAGCTCAGAACCCAAAGAGCAGACAAACAGGTACTACTTTAttgcttttattatttatttttaattgtattGTTTTATCTTGATGCCAGTCGAAAGTGGTCTATAACATTCTTGCTTTCATACACAATTTCTTCCAGTCCATGCTTCTTTTGGATGCCTTCAACAAAGATCGGGCATCTTTACCtcaacccttgccaaatcctccACCTTTGGCACCTTTGCCTGTAGCTGCTCTTGATCCTCGCACACAGGAAATGATAAATGAAAAACTGAAGAAGGCCGAAGACCTTGGTAAGCCTTTGATTactatgtatataaaaaaattaccAAGTAGTTGTCTATTTTGCTTTTACATGGTTATAaaagttatgttagtttatttttattcaaatatgtatatatatatatatataaaaagaagtTATGGCATTCTTTTATTGATCTTTTGAAATGATAGCATTCTAAAACTCGCATTTGATGTTTAAGTTCAAAGTTAGGCTTTTAAGATAATTCTATGAAAATACCTGGCATGCTGTGCAATACAGTGGATTTGAGTGAAGATTAAGTTTCAgtcaatttatatttattaaaatccCAACATATTATTCAGCAGTTTCTTTGTGTTATGCCCTAAAAAATGCTTCATTTTTTCATTCGTTTAGTTTTCCAATTACTTTGGTATTGACTTATTACATGTTCTGTACCTTCTTAGGTGAGCAAGGGATGGTTGATGAAGCACAAAAAGCATTGGAAGAGGCTGAAGCCCTGAAGAAGGTGTGCCAGCAAGTTTGTTGTCTTGCTTATTTTATGGACAATTAATCTTTCATTGTATTGGAGTAAATAATATTTTCTTGTCAGATGCATGAATTTTGTAATATCGTTAAtgtttcttgtattttttttctattttcatttcttgtttgataattttatttttcattcttTTCAGCTGCCTGCCAGGCAGGAGCCAGTTCTTGATTCCACTAAGTACACTGCCGCTGATGTGCGCATTGTGAGTCCACTTTCTTTTCTCTACCCTTTTATGTAAAAAAAGTTATTTAGTTTATTTGTTAGAATTCTTAGTAAAATTCATCGGGAATGACTGAGGGAAAGAAAATGTTACTAGTTATTTATTCTGTATGAATCTATTATTCTATGTCAGTGTACTTGTTATGAAAGACAGCATTATTTTGGCCAGTTTCTTCTTCTGATATTCATGCATTTTTTATATCCTATTCAGTAGTATCaactaaagaaaagagaaatgGTGGTTAGTTTGTAGGTGGGGGAGTGGTGACAAAGTTGAGGGATTGTTGTAGTAGATGCATGGGTTGGATGCTTTGTAttgagtttatgtttatttatgattGCTGGgcaagttttcattttttttctttttttctttgatGGCATTTCAGACTGATCAAAAGCTAAGGGTATGCGACATATGTGGAGCATTCTTAAGTGTTTATGACAGGTAAAATTTTGATGATGTACATTCCTAATTTGCATGCTTGCCATTTGTTTTTTTCTGAGGGATGCATAGAAATAGCATTTGGGGTTTCAAGTGCTTCAGCTTTTGATCCAATAATTATACCTCCTTGTACCAGCAGGCTCTTGTGCCCAGTTTTTCGAGGATAACTTTTGCAGCTAAAGAATGTGCGTCTTTTTTCTGTTTTATGCTAGTAGATCGTGCAATTGTTGGCTAGAAATTAAGGGACATCTGTACTTGTACTCAGATGACTggaactt contains the following coding sequences:
- the LOC133790480 gene encoding uncharacterized protein LOC133790480 isoform X1, with protein sequence MDALRKQLDQLMGANRNGDVREVSRKYYDRDVCRLYLVGLCPHELFQLTKMDMGPCPKVHSLQLRKEYEEAKAKGTDNYDRDLEDVIDRLIVECDRKIARALKRLEDDDAKAAIAISVSEVTQQTPEIIELSKQIKEKLKEADQYDLEGKTDLKIRALEVIEELRTQRADKQSMLLLDAFNKDRASLPQPLPNPPPLAPLPVAALDPRTQEMINEKLKKAEDLGEQGMVDEAQKALEEAEALKKLPARQEPVLDSTKYTAADVRITDQKLRVCDICGAFLSVYDSDRRLADHFGGKLHLGYMQIREKLAELQEERNKVRKVDRYDDRRSKERSRENERESSRDRERAGSRDRRDYDRKSRDRDRHHDRDRGYDRERERDSDRSRSYDSRSRRDRSRSRERSRDYDRHSRRYDHRY
- the LOC133790480 gene encoding uncharacterized protein LOC133790480 isoform X3; its protein translation is MDALRKQLDQLMGANRNGDVREVSRKYYDRDVCRLYLVGLCPHELFQLTKMDMGPCPKVHSLQLRKEYEEAKAKGTDNYDRDLEDVIDRLIVECDRKIARALKRLEDDDAKAAIAISVSEVTQQTPEIIELSKQIKEKLKEADQYDLEGKTDLKIRALEVIEELRTQRADKQSMLLLDAFNKDRASLPQPLPNPPPLAPLPVAALDPRTQEMINEKLKKAEDLGEQGMVDEAQKALEEAEALKKLPARQEPVLDSTKYTAADVRITDQKLRVCDICGAFLSVYDSDRRLADHFGGKLHLGYMQIREKLAELQEERNKVRKVDRYDDRRSKERSRENERESSRDRERAGSRDRRDYDRKSRDRDRHHDRDRGYDRERERDSDRSRSYDSRSRRDRSRSRERSRDYDRHRRYDHRY
- the LOC133790480 gene encoding uncharacterized protein LOC133790480 isoform X2 translates to MDALRKQLDQLMGANRNGDVREVSRKYYDRDVCRLYLVGLCPHELFQLTKMDMGPCPKVHSLQLRKEYEEAKAKGTDNYDRDLEDVIDRLIVECDRKIARALKRLEDDDAKAAIAISVSEVTQTPEIIELSKQIKEKLKEADQYDLEGKTDLKIRALEVIEELRTQRADKQSMLLLDAFNKDRASLPQPLPNPPPLAPLPVAALDPRTQEMINEKLKKAEDLGEQGMVDEAQKALEEAEALKKLPARQEPVLDSTKYTAADVRITDQKLRVCDICGAFLSVYDSDRRLADHFGGKLHLGYMQIREKLAELQEERNKVRKVDRYDDRRSKERSRENERESSRDRERAGSRDRRDYDRKSRDRDRHHDRDRGYDRERERDSDRSRSYDSRSRRDRSRSRERSRDYDRHSRRYDHRY